A stretch of the Sphingosinithalassobacter tenebrarum genome encodes the following:
- a CDS encoding efflux RND transporter permease subunit: protein MSFRNISAWSIRNPVPPIVLFIALTLAGIVSFMTMEVNNEPDIEFPIVWVNISQPGAAPSELETQITQRVESAVRSLQGIDQIDSTITEGNSQTIVQLDIGTPIDRAVNDVREAVSQIRGELPDGILEPRVGRANTSDNDIASFTAIATDMTMEELSWYVDNSVAKELLSVEGMSTVDRIGGVDREIRVILDPAKLQALGITASQVNGQLRQTNLNAAGGRTEISGTEQSVRVLGNADTAITLGATQISVGGGRTVKLSDIAEVRDSYAEVRSLAEWNGRPVLAFDIKRAKGASDVAVFHGAMEKLKTLEERNPKVRFEILFNSVEYTEEQYHSAIDALVEGAVLAVIVVFLFLRDWRATIISALAIPLSAIPTFWFMDMLGFTLNQMTLLALSLVAGVLVDDAIVEIENIVRHMRMGKSAYQASIDAADEIGVAVLATTMSIVAVFLPVGMMPGVSGQFFKNFGLTVVAAVLMSLAVARMLTPMIAAYFLKAKGHATHGEGFLMDQYMKVLRWTLRHRWSAVVGGAVAMALTVWCFATIPQTFQPPQNRDSTSASIEMVPGTTLEQTEAVVDRVDALLRAQPQVENTYARTYVGNGRVVALLKDDRDLTSTQFERGLAPELNKIPDARVSFNSSMSWGGSGRDITITLGGEDPELLEQTGIKLVREMAGLDTLVAPRITGDLQRPEIVIKPRLDLAANLGVTTAALSGAIRIATLGEIDQNAAKFSLSDRQIPIRVALSENSRERLSTIQNLPVPTQTGGTVPLSVVADIDFGMGPTRIQRINQQRRLVIGADLAPDIVSGVAMEQIHELPTMQNLPVGVNELVTGSAKWQAEMITNFIIAVISGVFLVFAVLVLLYRRFVSPLVNMGSLMLAPLGGLLALKITGDPISLPVYIGILMLLGIVAKNSILLIDFALEEMEKGVDKVTAIIDAGHKRAQPIVMTTVAMVAGMVPTALSLSGDSSFRTPMGITVIGGLILSTVLTLLIVPASFSLVLGLEKWAGPRLSRRLLTYRPGDEGPKAIDHQPGGRIGYHPGHPGGDEPHPAE, encoded by the coding sequence ATGAGCTTCCGCAACATCTCGGCATGGTCGATCCGCAATCCGGTGCCGCCGATCGTGCTGTTCATCGCGCTGACGCTCGCGGGAATCGTGAGCTTCATGACGATGGAGGTGAATAACGAGCCCGACATCGAATTCCCGATCGTCTGGGTGAACATCAGCCAGCCCGGCGCCGCGCCAAGCGAACTGGAAACCCAGATCACTCAGCGCGTCGAATCGGCGGTGCGCAGCCTGCAGGGCATCGACCAGATCGATTCGACGATTACCGAAGGCAATTCGCAGACAATCGTCCAGCTCGACATCGGCACGCCGATCGACCGCGCCGTCAACGACGTGCGCGAAGCGGTGTCGCAGATCCGCGGTGAGCTGCCCGACGGCATTCTCGAGCCGCGCGTCGGCCGCGCCAACACCAGCGACAACGATATCGCCAGCTTCACCGCCATCGCCACCGACATGACGATGGAAGAGCTGAGCTGGTATGTCGACAACAGCGTCGCCAAGGAACTGTTGTCGGTCGAGGGCATGTCGACGGTCGACCGGATCGGCGGCGTCGACCGCGAAATCCGCGTCATCCTCGACCCCGCCAAGCTGCAGGCACTCGGCATCACCGCCAGCCAGGTGAACGGCCAGCTTCGCCAGACCAATCTGAACGCCGCAGGCGGACGCACCGAAATTTCGGGCACCGAACAGTCGGTGCGCGTGCTCGGCAACGCCGACACCGCGATCACCCTGGGCGCCACGCAGATATCGGTCGGCGGCGGCCGCACCGTGAAGCTGAGCGACATCGCCGAAGTCCGCGACAGCTATGCCGAAGTGCGCAGCCTCGCCGAATGGAACGGTCGCCCCGTGCTCGCCTTCGACATCAAGCGCGCCAAGGGCGCATCTGACGTGGCGGTATTCCACGGTGCGATGGAAAAGCTGAAGACGCTCGAGGAACGCAATCCCAAGGTGCGGTTCGAAATCCTGTTCAACAGCGTCGAATATACCGAGGAACAATATCACAGTGCGATCGACGCGCTGGTTGAAGGCGCGGTGCTCGCCGTGATCGTCGTCTTCCTGTTCCTGCGCGACTGGCGCGCGACGATCATTTCCGCGCTCGCCATCCCGCTGTCGGCGATCCCGACCTTCTGGTTCATGGACATGCTGGGCTTCACGCTCAACCAGATGACGCTGCTCGCGCTCAGCCTGGTCGCGGGCGTGCTGGTCGACGATGCGATCGTGGAAATCGAGAATATCGTGCGCCACATGCGGATGGGCAAATCGGCCTATCAGGCATCGATCGACGCCGCCGACGAAATCGGAGTGGCGGTGCTCGCCACCACCATGTCGATCGTCGCGGTGTTCCTGCCGGTCGGCATGATGCCGGGCGTTTCGGGCCAGTTCTTCAAGAATTTCGGGCTGACGGTGGTCGCCGCGGTGCTGATGTCGCTGGCGGTGGCGCGCATGCTGACGCCGATGATCGCGGCCTATTTCCTGAAGGCCAAGGGCCATGCCACGCACGGCGAGGGCTTCTTGATGGACCAGTATATGAAGGTGCTGCGCTGGACGCTGCGGCACCGCTGGTCGGCGGTGGTCGGCGGCGCGGTTGCGATGGCACTGACGGTCTGGTGCTTCGCGACGATCCCGCAGACGTTCCAGCCGCCGCAGAATCGCGATTCGACCAGCGCCTCGATCGAAATGGTGCCCGGCACGACTCTCGAACAGACCGAAGCGGTGGTCGATCGCGTCGACGCGCTGCTGCGCGCGCAGCCGCAGGTCGAGAATACCTATGCCCGGACCTATGTCGGCAACGGACGCGTCGTCGCGCTGCTGAAGGACGATCGCGACCTTACCAGCACGCAGTTCGAGCGCGGGCTGGCGCCCGAACTCAACAAAATCCCCGATGCCCGCGTCAGCTTCAATTCGAGCATGAGCTGGGGCGGCAGCGGCCGCGACATCACCATCACGCTGGGCGGCGAGGACCCCGAACTGCTCGAGCAGACCGGGATCAAGCTGGTCCGCGAAATGGCGGGTCTCGACACGCTGGTCGCACCGCGCATCACCGGCGACCTGCAGCGCCCCGAAATCGTCATCAAGCCGCGGCTTGATCTCGCCGCCAATCTCGGCGTCACGACCGCCGCGCTTTCGGGCGCGATCCGCATCGCGACGCTGGGCGAGATCGATCAGAATGCCGCGAAATTCTCGCTTTCCGACCGCCAGATTCCGATCCGGGTCGCGCTGTCGGAAAATTCGCGCGAGCGCCTTTCGACAATCCAGAACCTGCCGGTTCCGACGCAAACCGGCGGCACCGTGCCGCTGAGCGTCGTCGCCGACATCGATTTCGGCATGGGGCCGACGCGCATCCAGCGCATCAATCAGCAGCGGCGGCTGGTGATCGGCGCCGATCTGGCTCCCGATATCGTCAGCGGCGTCGCGATGGAGCAGATCCACGAACTGCCGACGATGCAGAACCTGCCCGTCGGCGTGAACGAACTCGTCACCGGCTCGGCGAAATGGCAGGCCGAGATGATCACCAATTTCATCATCGCCGTCATTTCCGGCGTGTTCCTGGTCTTCGCCGTGCTGGTGCTGCTTTATCGCCGCTTCGTGTCGCCGCTGGTCAATATGGGATCGCTGATGCTGGCGCCGCTCGGCGGCCTGCTTGCGCTCAAGATCACCGGCGACCCGATCTCGCTACCGGTCTATATCGGCATATTGATGCTGCTCGGCATCGTCGCGAAGAACTCGATCCTGCTGATCGACTTCGCGCTCGAGGAAATGGAGAAGGGCGTCGACAAGGTTACGGCGATCATCGACGCCGGGCACAAGCGCGCCCAGCCGATCGTGATGACCACCGTCGCGATGGTCGCGGGCATGGTGCCGACGGCGCTGTCGCTGTCGGGCGACTCCTCGTTCCGCACG
- a CDS encoding efflux RND transporter periplasmic adaptor subunit — MNYEAKMFAEDGQKALPGEEGRSSRRWWIIGGIVAVLALVAAVFLFSGGSDDGAAADKAAAQREGQIPTVTVAVPGRQAIQRVVSGTGSLAARREMPVGVVGEGGMVTRVLVEPGDWVRAGQVLARIDRSVQSQTVESLQAQVRVARADAEIAQSELDRAKQLVDRGFVSQADVERKTATRDSAVARVRVAEAQLAEARARNNRLDIRAPEAGLILTRNVEPGQVVSPGSGTLFRIAKGGQMELRAQLPEDDLQQLHAGVPAQVSPVGTDQVFEGEVWQVSPVIDPQTRQGIARISLSYDPALRPGGFASARIVAGSNEAPMLPQSAIQSDANGNYVYILNDQDEAVRRPIRAGEVSDEGVAIVDGLNGNERVVLSAGAFLNEGQKVKPELKTLR; from the coding sequence ATGAATTACGAGGCAAAGATGTTCGCAGAGGACGGTCAGAAGGCGCTTCCCGGTGAGGAAGGCCGCAGCAGTCGCCGATGGTGGATCATCGGCGGGATCGTTGCCGTTCTGGCGCTTGTCGCAGCCGTCTTCCTGTTTTCCGGCGGTAGCGACGACGGCGCCGCCGCCGACAAGGCCGCGGCCCAGCGCGAGGGGCAGATTCCGACCGTGACGGTCGCGGTTCCCGGCAGGCAGGCGATCCAGCGCGTCGTCTCCGGCACGGGTTCGCTCGCTGCGCGCCGCGAAATGCCCGTCGGCGTGGTCGGCGAAGGCGGCATGGTCACGCGCGTCCTTGTCGAGCCCGGCGACTGGGTCCGCGCCGGTCAGGTGCTCGCGCGGATCGATCGCTCGGTCCAGTCGCAGACGGTCGAATCGCTCCAGGCGCAGGTGCGCGTGGCGCGCGCCGACGCCGAAATCGCCCAGTCCGAACTCGATCGCGCCAAGCAGCTCGTCGATCGCGGCTTTGTTTCGCAGGCCGATGTCGAGCGCAAGACCGCGACGCGCGATTCGGCAGTGGCGCGCGTCCGCGTCGCCGAGGCGCAGCTTGCGGAGGCCCGTGCGCGCAACAACCGGCTCGACATCCGCGCGCCCGAGGCGGGTCTAATCCTTACACGCAACGTCGAACCCGGCCAGGTGGTGAGCCCGGGAAGCGGCACGCTGTTCCGCATCGCCAAGGGCGGGCAGATGGAATTGCGCGCCCAGCTGCCCGAGGACGACCTGCAGCAACTGCACGCCGGCGTTCCCGCCCAGGTGTCGCCGGTCGGCACCGACCAGGTCTTCGAAGGCGAGGTCTGGCAGGTTTCGCCGGTGATCGATCCGCAGACGCGCCAGGGCATCGCGCGCATTTCGCTCTCCTATGATCCGGCGCTGCGCCCGGGCGGCTTTGCCAGCGCGCGCATCGTTGCGGGATCGAACGAAGCACCGATGCTGCCGCAATCGGCGATCCAGAGCGACGCGAACGGCAATTACGTCTATATTCTCAACGATCAGGACGAAGCCGTGCGCCGTCCGATTCGCGCGGGCGAGGTTTCGGACGAAGGCGTCGCGATCGTCGACGGGCTGAACGGCAACGAACGCGTCGTTCTGTCGGCCGGCGCGTTCCTCAATGAAGGCCAGAAGGTCAAGCCGGAGCTCAAGACGCTTCGCTAA
- a CDS encoding GlsB/YeaQ/YmgE family stress response membrane protein, with protein sequence MERGWFGWLLIGLVAGVLGKIIMPGKDPGGIIVTILIGIAGALLAGFVAQSMGYTLDGGFESYAAATGGAVVLLALYRIVMVRRVR encoded by the coding sequence ATGGAACGCGGTTGGTTCGGCTGGCTTTTGATCGGTCTCGTCGCCGGCGTGCTGGGCAAGATCATCATGCCCGGCAAGGATCCGGGCGGTATTATCGTCACGATCCTGATCGGTATTGCCGGCGCGCTGCTGGCCGGGTTCGTTGCCCAGTCGATGGGATATACGCTCGACGGCGGCTTTGAAAGCTACGCCGCCGCCACGGGCGGCGCGGTGGTACTGCTGGCGCTGTATCGTATCGTGATGGTGCGCCGGGTCCGCTGA